One Spirosoma agri DNA segment encodes these proteins:
- a CDS encoding glycerophosphodiester phosphodiesterase family protein, which yields MSQLVKTQLFLSAITALLALNNPARLLAQSLHRLPITTVQELHDYFNWKPGKPPIISGHRGGMYEGFAENSLSSFEHTLEHTPAFFETDPRLTKDSVVVLLHDATLDRMTTGTGKLSDYTWEEVKKLRLKDAQGRVTQDRIPTLDEAIDWARGKTVLNLDHKEVPLSMTASIIRKHKADAFVMLTVHSPQQAQYYYRENKDRMFSAFIKNKDEWEAYEKAGIPASSLIAYIGPAIKPDNKQLYQLLNSKGIMCMISAASSYDKLADEQERFSAYRAIIEDGASILESDRPIDVAQALKPLRTNQSPSTSAPTKN from the coding sequence GTGAGTCAATTGGTAAAAACGCAACTTTTTCTCTCCGCTATAACGGCCTTACTGGCGCTTAACAACCCGGCCCGTTTACTGGCGCAATCGCTACATCGGCTCCCCATCACGACCGTTCAGGAGCTTCACGACTATTTTAACTGGAAACCCGGTAAGCCCCCCATCATCAGTGGACACCGAGGGGGGATGTATGAAGGCTTTGCGGAAAACTCGCTGTCCTCGTTCGAACATACGCTGGAACACACCCCGGCTTTTTTTGAGACTGACCCCCGGCTTACCAAGGACAGTGTCGTTGTGCTGCTCCACGACGCCACCCTGGACCGAATGACAACCGGCACCGGTAAGCTCTCCGACTACACCTGGGAGGAGGTCAAAAAACTCCGCCTGAAAGATGCCCAGGGTCGCGTGACGCAGGATCGGATTCCCACGCTGGACGAAGCCATTGATTGGGCAAGGGGAAAGACGGTACTCAATCTGGACCATAAAGAGGTGCCCCTTTCGATGACGGCGTCCATCATCCGCAAGCACAAAGCCGATGCGTTCGTGATGCTTACCGTTCACTCGCCCCAGCAGGCACAGTACTATTATCGGGAAAATAAAGATCGGATGTTCTCGGCCTTTATCAAAAACAAAGACGAGTGGGAAGCTTACGAAAAAGCGGGTATACCGGCTTCCAGTCTGATTGCCTACATCGGGCCAGCGATCAAACCGGACAACAAGCAGCTCTATCAACTACTTAACAGCAAGGGAATTATGTGTATGATCTCAGCTGCATCGAGTTACGATAAGCTGGCTGATGAGCAGGAACGATTCAGCGCGTACCGGGCCATCATCGAGGATGGCGCAAGCATTTTGGAATCGGATCGGCCCATCGACGTGGCCCAGGCGCTTAAACCTCTCCGAACGAATCAATCGCCATCGACGAGTGCGCCCACGAAGAACTAG
- a CDS encoding ABC transporter ATP-binding protein translates to MLQLKNFRKAYMGHVVLQIDNFTIIPGMYWVRGSNGSGKSTLLKALAGMTAFEGDIILNERVNSKKQAVAYRSVVNFAEAEPIFPDFLTGTELIALFKAAKNAPAHQEDFYLESMKMTAYVNEPVSTYSSGMLKKLSLVLAFLGRPTCILLDEPLTTLDAESLPVLYSWITGLRQQQETIVLMSSHQTFEEGLLPTVQDIFVDHTTIRYTT, encoded by the coding sequence ATGCTGCAACTTAAAAATTTCAGAAAAGCATACATGGGCCACGTCGTTCTTCAGATCGACAATTTTACTATTATACCGGGTATGTATTGGGTTCGGGGCAGTAACGGGTCGGGTAAGAGTACGCTGCTCAAAGCACTGGCAGGCATGACGGCGTTCGAAGGCGACATCATCCTCAACGAACGGGTGAACAGTAAAAAACAGGCAGTAGCCTATCGCAGCGTTGTCAACTTTGCCGAAGCAGAGCCGATTTTTCCCGACTTTCTAACCGGCACTGAACTCATTGCGTTGTTCAAAGCAGCGAAAAACGCGCCAGCTCATCAGGAAGATTTCTATCTGGAAAGCATGAAGATGACGGCTTATGTGAATGAGCCGGTCAGCACCTATTCGAGTGGTATGCTCAAAAAGCTTTCGCTTGTCCTGGCTTTCCTGGGACGACCAACCTGTATTCTGCTAGACGAGCCCCTCACTACCCTCGACGCCGAATCGCTGCCTGTTCTGTACTCCTGGATCACCGGCCTTCGCCAGCAGCAGGAAACAATCGTTTTGATGTCATCTCATCAGACCTTCGAGGAAGGGCTTCTACCAACCGTGCAGGACATATTCGTTGACCATACGACGATCCGGTACACCACATGA
- a CDS encoding DUF2147 domain-containing protein encodes MAVLLPFLFIGAKTDQQADRLLGHWLFPSKGSSVNIFRVGNRYFARVAEVDQAGERNFGLVKDTVIIRNLRYDGQMWSDGQLIHPKTGIKLSVEVSMIDPQAIDVTIYKGIKLFHRRFNMTRKVS; translated from the coding sequence TTGGCTGTCCTTTTACCGTTTTTATTCATTGGTGCGAAAACGGATCAGCAAGCCGATCGACTGTTAGGCCACTGGCTATTTCCGTCCAAAGGGTCCAGCGTCAATATTTTTCGGGTAGGCAATCGTTATTTTGCCCGTGTAGCCGAGGTTGACCAGGCCGGAGAAAGGAACTTCGGTCTGGTCAAAGACACGGTTATCATTCGGAATCTGCGGTACGATGGACAAATGTGGTCCGATGGGCAATTGATTCACCCAAAAACGGGGATCAAGTTAAGCGTTGAAGTGTCGATGATTGACCCACAGGCAATTGATGTAACGATATACAAAGGCATCAAACTGTTTCACCGAAGATTCAATATGACCCGGAAAGTAAGCTAG
- a CDS encoding SDR family oxidoreductase, with protein MQKKALVVGASGITGSNLAERLLTEGWIVYGLARSPGTELEGLIPVAADLLRMDSLNTALSDVNPTHVFITSWMRNETEAENIRVNSLMVRNLLDAVSPKKTVQHVALVTGLKHYLGPFEAYAKEGTLPITPVREEHPRLPIENFYYAQEDEVYAAAERDGFTWSIHRPHSVIGKAVGNMMNMGTTLAVYASICKETGRPFQFPGSDAQWNGLSDVTDARVLAKHMIWASTTEAAQNQAFNVANGDVFRWSWLWQQIADWFGVDANGFDGTVRPLEAAIAHDGTLWHEMATKYQLKESQLDRLASAWHTDLDLGRPIEVMTDMAKSRKLGFTVYQDTRDSFFDLFTRLREEKLIP; from the coding sequence ATGCAGAAAAAAGCATTGGTGGTTGGTGCCAGCGGTATAACTGGCAGTAACTTGGCTGAACGATTGCTCACTGAGGGATGGATCGTATATGGGCTGGCTCGGAGCCCTGGAACGGAGCTTGAGGGACTAATCCCTGTCGCAGCGGACCTTCTTCGTATGGATAGCCTGAATACCGCCTTATCCGACGTTAACCCGACGCATGTGTTCATTACGAGTTGGATGCGCAACGAAACGGAAGCCGAAAACATACGGGTAAACAGCCTGATGGTTCGCAACCTGCTCGATGCCGTTTCGCCGAAGAAAACGGTGCAGCATGTAGCACTGGTAACCGGCTTGAAACATTACCTGGGACCATTTGAGGCCTACGCCAAAGAAGGCACACTACCCATAACGCCGGTACGCGAAGAGCATCCCAGACTGCCGATCGAAAACTTCTATTATGCTCAGGAAGATGAGGTGTACGCAGCCGCGGAGCGGGATGGGTTTACCTGGAGCATTCACCGTCCGCACTCGGTAATTGGTAAAGCGGTAGGCAATATGATGAACATGGGCACTACGCTTGCCGTTTACGCGTCCATTTGTAAAGAAACCGGCAGGCCCTTTCAGTTTCCGGGTTCCGATGCCCAATGGAACGGACTATCCGATGTAACCGATGCCCGGGTGCTGGCGAAGCATATGATCTGGGCATCAACGACGGAAGCGGCCCAAAATCAGGCCTTTAACGTAGCCAATGGGGACGTATTTCGTTGGAGCTGGCTGTGGCAACAGATAGCCGACTGGTTCGGCGTCGACGCAAACGGGTTTGATGGGACTGTTCGTCCACTGGAAGCAGCGATCGCCCACGACGGGACGCTATGGCATGAGATGGCGACCAAGTATCAGTTGAAGGAATCCCAACTGGACCGATTGGCATCGGCCTGGCATACGGATTTGGATCTGGGCCGTCCTATTGAAGTGATGACAGATATGGCGAAGAGCCGGAAACTGGGCTTTACCGTTTACCAGGATACCCGTGATTCGTTCTTCGATCTTTTTACCCGACTCCGGGAAGAAAAGCTGATTCCGTAA
- a CDS encoding S8 family peptidase — MLKSVMNRLGMATAVLATGFLVSNCKSDLTIETPTPVNTAAGARLATGEQYVPGEVLIKFTNGLSAVSRLPILNLIGGTVAETILTKTMQEAGISDGILRVKTSKEIAQVLTLLNGLPGVEFAEPNFIYTHQATSNDPLYTNGSLWGMYGPATSPANQFGSAAGTAWANNKTGSSSVIVGIIDEGYMTTHADLSANAWVNPYETANGVDDDGNGYIDDVNGWDFAANDASVYDGTSDDHGTHVAGTIGARGGNGAGVAGVCWNVKMISLKFLGSSGGSSTAAIKAIDYLTDLKTRHGLNIVASNNSWGGGGYSQALQSAIGRANNAGILFVAAAGNGGSDGVGDDNDATPNYPSNYTNANVIAVASITSSGALSSFSNYGAQTVDIGAPGSTIQSTLPYTGTTPAYGAYSGTSMATPHVTGAVALYKSINPSATAAQIKSAILNAGVATSSLSGKTVTGDRLRVSSF, encoded by the coding sequence ATGCTGAAATCTGTAATGAATCGTTTAGGCATGGCAACGGCTGTGCTGGCAACGGGCTTCCTCGTTAGCAACTGTAAGTCTGACCTCACTATTGAAACACCGACACCGGTGAACACAGCGGCAGGTGCGCGTCTGGCAACTGGTGAGCAGTACGTGCCGGGTGAAGTATTGATCAAGTTCACAAACGGGTTGAGCGCCGTCAGCCGCCTGCCTATACTTAATCTGATTGGTGGCACCGTTGCCGAAACGATTTTGACTAAAACAATGCAGGAGGCCGGTATCAGTGACGGTATTCTGCGCGTAAAAACAAGCAAAGAAATCGCGCAGGTGCTGACCCTGCTGAATGGCTTGCCGGGCGTAGAATTCGCCGAGCCCAACTTTATTTACACCCACCAGGCTACGTCTAATGATCCTTTGTACACCAACGGCTCGCTGTGGGGTATGTATGGTCCGGCTACGTCGCCTGCCAACCAGTTTGGCAGCGCAGCCGGAACGGCCTGGGCCAATAACAAAACCGGATCGAGTTCGGTCATCGTCGGCATTATCGATGAGGGGTACATGACGACGCACGCTGACCTGAGCGCCAACGCCTGGGTGAATCCGTACGAAACAGCAAACGGTGTCGATGATGACGGTAACGGTTACATTGACGACGTAAACGGCTGGGATTTTGCCGCCAACGACGCCAGCGTATACGACGGCACGAGTGACGACCATGGTACGCACGTTGCTGGTACGATCGGTGCCCGTGGCGGCAATGGCGCGGGAGTAGCGGGTGTCTGCTGGAACGTAAAAATGATTTCGCTGAAGTTCCTGGGCTCCAGTGGTGGATCGTCAACGGCAGCTATCAAAGCCATCGACTACTTGACCGATCTGAAAACACGGCACGGTCTAAACATCGTAGCCAGCAACAACTCGTGGGGCGGTGGTGGCTACTCGCAGGCCTTGCAAAGCGCAATTGGCCGGGCTAATAACGCAGGTATCCTGTTCGTAGCGGCTGCTGGTAACGGTGGTAGCGATGGTGTAGGCGATGATAACGACGCTACACCAAACTACCCATCCAACTATACCAATGCCAACGTAATTGCCGTTGCGTCGATTACGTCGTCGGGGGCGCTGTCAAGCTTCTCGAACTATGGCGCGCAAACGGTTGACATCGGCGCACCCGGATCGACCATTCAGTCGACGCTGCCCTACACTGGAACAACACCAGCCTACGGTGCCTACAGCGGTACGTCAATGGCGACGCCACACGTGACAGGAGCGGTTGCCTTGTACAAATCGATCAATCCATCGGCTACGGCTGCGCAGATCAAGTCGGCGATCCTGAACGCTGGGGTTGCTACCAGTTCGCTGTCGGGCAAAACCGTAACTGGCGACCGGCTACGGGTAAGCTCGTTCTAA
- a CDS encoding N-acetyltransferase — MEIKNCTLSDGNEILLLYQAARNLQVQRKMVMWPPFEKSFIEREIQEGKQWKITSGDVIACNWVVTFEDKEIWGERDMKDAIYIHRICTNSTLRGNRYIDNIVEWSRGYASQTGKRFVRLDTLGNNTKLIEHYTSAGFNFLGMFELTDTSSLPSHYQDEPNCCLFEIDLHAT, encoded by the coding sequence ATGGAAATCAAAAATTGTACGCTGAGTGACGGTAATGAAATTTTGTTGCTCTACCAAGCCGCAAGAAATCTCCAAGTTCAACGAAAAATGGTGATGTGGCCTCCCTTTGAAAAGTCGTTTATTGAACGAGAAATTCAAGAAGGAAAACAATGGAAAATTACCTCCGGCGACGTAATTGCTTGTAATTGGGTTGTTACTTTCGAGGATAAGGAAATTTGGGGCGAGAGGGACATGAAGGATGCGATCTATATCCATCGCATCTGCACTAACTCCACCTTACGCGGGAATCGGTACATTGATAATATTGTCGAGTGGTCGAGAGGATACGCAAGCCAAACAGGAAAGCGATTTGTCCGGTTGGATACTTTGGGCAACAATACAAAATTGATTGAGCATTACACATCAGCAGGTTTCAACTTCTTGGGAATGTTTGAATTGACTGATACATCAAGTTTGCCGAGCCACTACCAAGACGAACCAAATTGTTGCCTGTTTGAGATTGATTTACATGCTACTTAA
- a CDS encoding DNA-3-methyladenine glycosylase I yields the protein MSDPRKALHKAYHDTLYGFPIEDDNELFCRLVLEINQAGLSWETILKKEAGFRKAYDNFDITTVAAYTDADRERLMADPGIIRNRLKINAAIENAKTILGLQQEYGSFKNWLEGQHPKTKEEWVKLFKKTFRFTGGEIVNEFLMSIGYLPGAHSTSCAIYANVQEANPLWMR from the coding sequence ATGAGCGATCCCCGAAAGGCGCTGCACAAAGCCTATCACGATACTCTTTACGGCTTTCCGATCGAGGATGACAATGAGCTGTTCTGTCGATTGGTACTGGAAATAAATCAGGCGGGTCTTAGCTGGGAAACCATTCTGAAAAAGGAGGCTGGTTTCAGAAAAGCGTACGACAATTTCGACATTACTACAGTCGCTGCCTATACCGATGCCGATCGGGAGCGGTTGATGGCTGATCCGGGTATTATCCGTAACCGATTGAAAATAAATGCGGCCATAGAAAATGCGAAGACGATCCTGGGCTTACAACAGGAATATGGTTCGTTTAAGAACTGGCTCGAAGGGCAGCATCCAAAGACGAAGGAGGAGTGGGTGAAGCTATTCAAAAAGACGTTTCGCTTCACGGGTGGTGAAATCGTAAACGAATTTCTAATGAGCATAGGATACCTGCCGGGTGCTCATTCAACGAGCTGTGCGATCTACGCTAACGTGCAGGAAGCAAATCCCCTCTGGATGAGATAG
- a CDS encoding response regulator transcription factor: MRILIIEDEVKTIQSIKQGLEEHQWDVDVAYDGTMGFQLATRSPYALIISDIILPGMNGLELCRKLRQANVTTPILMLTALGTTDDKIVGLDAGADDYLAKPFEFRELMARVRALTRRNNSLAQSANLLKIADLELDPDTKKVVRAGNEIALTAKEFQLLEYFLRHQGRVISKVELAERFWDLTFDTGTNIIEVYINFLRKKIDKDYEPKLLHTQIGMGYVVKLLA; the protein is encoded by the coding sequence ATGAGAATTTTGATTATTGAGGATGAGGTCAAAACGATTCAAAGTATTAAACAAGGGCTTGAGGAACATCAGTGGGACGTGGATGTAGCCTATGATGGAACGATGGGGTTTCAGCTGGCTACCCGGTCGCCTTATGCCCTGATTATTTCCGACATTATTTTGCCCGGCATGAATGGCTTGGAATTGTGTCGAAAACTCCGGCAAGCCAACGTAACGACGCCCATTTTGATGCTGACGGCTCTGGGAACGACGGATGATAAGATCGTTGGACTCGACGCGGGCGCTGATGATTACCTGGCGAAACCATTTGAGTTTCGCGAACTTATGGCGCGCGTCCGGGCGCTGACCCGTCGGAACAATAGCTTGGCTCAGTCGGCTAATCTCCTGAAAATTGCCGATCTGGAATTAGATCCGGACACGAAAAAAGTGGTGCGGGCAGGCAACGAAATTGCCCTGACAGCCAAGGAATTCCAACTTCTTGAGTACTTCTTACGTCATCAGGGACGGGTCATTTCCAAAGTTGAACTGGCGGAGCGCTTCTGGGATCTGACGTTCGATACGGGTACCAACATCATTGAGGTATACATAAACTTTCTCCGCAAAAAAATCGATAAGGACTACGAGCCCAAGTTACTCCATACCCAGATTGGCATGGGCTATGTCGTAAAGTTACTGGCGTAA
- a CDS encoding sensor histidine kinase, with the protein MINIRTRLTYQFVFLVTLILLFFSLGVFFFSKLYLEKRFFKRLQDRAITTTTLLFDLKQTDSTVLRLIDAADKEPLLNENISVYNETNKEVLFSTNPANTQFHEQFIPQLDSAAQTLYLRKNEYQIVAIHLTDKKGKNWVIVSGIDQAGTEALDDLKKILMVMILAAILLLGISGWLFANRALAPMSGIIQQVNTFFPANVGKRVSHPNRSDEIGLLVATFNQLLDRIEQALNTQKMFIANISHELKNPLTKINSQIDVALIQKRSPDVYERTLKSLQEDGRTLTRLTNTLLELANTSIQATAMTFEPVRMDELLWETKTQLLEWHKDYQIQLLFPDFPDDEDALIVRGNRASLNVLLMNLIDNACKFSPANTSKVNFLSQNGTITIAIFNEGPQIPEADLPHIFQPFFRSNATAQSSNGHGVGLAIVLQIIEIHSGEISVRSTFEGTTFTIVLSTMASF; encoded by the coding sequence ATGATCAATATTCGTACCCGGCTCACCTACCAGTTCGTTTTTCTGGTAACCCTGATCCTGCTCTTTTTCTCGCTGGGCGTTTTTTTCTTCAGTAAGCTCTACCTCGAAAAGCGATTTTTCAAGCGTCTTCAGGATCGCGCCATCACCACTACGACGCTCCTCTTTGACCTAAAGCAAACGGACAGCACCGTACTGCGACTCATTGACGCGGCCGACAAAGAACCGCTTCTCAATGAGAATATTTCGGTTTATAACGAGACCAACAAAGAAGTTTTGTTCTCCACCAATCCAGCCAATACGCAGTTTCACGAGCAGTTCATTCCGCAACTCGACTCGGCGGCACAGACATTGTACCTGCGTAAAAATGAATACCAGATCGTAGCGATTCACCTGACCGATAAGAAAGGCAAAAACTGGGTAATCGTCAGCGGCATCGATCAGGCCGGAACCGAAGCACTGGATGATCTGAAGAAGATCTTGATGGTTATGATTCTGGCGGCTATCCTGCTACTCGGCATATCGGGCTGGCTTTTTGCCAACCGCGCGCTGGCTCCGATGTCAGGCATTATCCAGCAGGTGAACACGTTCTTTCCGGCCAATGTTGGCAAGCGGGTATCGCATCCGAATCGCTCCGACGAAATTGGCTTGCTGGTTGCCACGTTCAACCAGTTGCTCGACCGTATTGAGCAGGCACTGAACACGCAGAAAATGTTTATTGCCAATATTTCGCACGAGCTAAAAAACCCGCTCACCAAAATCAACTCGCAGATCGATGTAGCGCTGATTCAGAAGCGGAGTCCGGACGTTTATGAACGAACGCTCAAATCACTTCAGGAGGATGGCCGTACATTGACTCGCCTGACCAACACATTGCTTGAACTCGCCAATACGTCTATCCAGGCAACCGCCATGACGTTTGAACCCGTTCGTATGGACGAGCTACTGTGGGAAACCAAAACGCAATTACTGGAGTGGCACAAGGATTATCAAATTCAGCTCCTGTTCCCCGATTTCCCGGACGACGAAGACGCTCTTATCGTACGGGGAAACCGAGCGTCGCTCAATGTCCTGCTAATGAATCTCATTGACAATGCTTGTAAATTTTCGCCCGCAAACACGTCGAAAGTCAACTTTCTCTCCCAAAACGGGACAATAACGATCGCCATATTCAATGAAGGACCGCAGATACCGGAAGCGGACCTACCGCATATTTTTCAGCCCTTCTTTCGAAGTAATGCCACGGCTCAATCGAGCAACGGACACGGCGTGGGCCTTGCTATCGTTTTGCAGATCATAGAGATCCATTCAGGTGAGATTAGTGTACGTTCAACGTTCGAAGGAACCACATTTACCATTGTTTTATCGACTATGGCTTCATTTTAA
- a CDS encoding endonuclease/exonuclease/phosphatase family protein, whose protein sequence is MATLYKIIDLLSGVLAFLLTMLVDAGSALLARYRQYPVAYTTLSYLFVTMAFCYYPVASHWLTGFIMMSLPLAIPGGLIACVYLLYKQQTMIASAGLIWIVFSFVVVKRLMGFNVGEIKISQAQTLNVLSFNSETFPKTINNGFDASPLKADIACFQEYSPTSQIERQYSSKIEKLTCFDKGREIGLALFSNYPIVNQYGRIWNRTHAPSINGFLCADIAYGADTIRVVNVHLWSMGVRTNQAMDALKAGKLGVFTSEVFDTFSRLKEGFENRNEQLQEVESYVVGSRYPVIICGDFNETPMGYSYSKLSQNFRNAFEEAGQGLGFTLNRHPYCVRLDQQFVSSDWHIKACQTLSSLSFSDHFPVLAQYVLKKSLAASTDAVAQRKPLIHSPVGMRD, encoded by the coding sequence ATGGCAACACTTTATAAAATCATCGATCTACTGTCTGGCGTTCTGGCGTTTTTGCTAACAATGCTGGTCGACGCGGGTAGCGCTTTATTGGCCAGATACCGGCAGTATCCCGTCGCTTACACAACGCTCAGCTATCTATTCGTCACGATGGCTTTTTGTTATTATCCCGTAGCCAGCCACTGGCTGACGGGATTTATTATGATGAGTCTGCCGCTGGCCATTCCCGGTGGGCTGATTGCTTGTGTTTATCTGCTTTACAAGCAACAAACGATGATCGCATCGGCGGGCCTCATCTGGATAGTATTCTCGTTCGTGGTTGTCAAAAGGCTTATGGGCTTTAATGTTGGAGAGATCAAGATAAGTCAGGCACAAACCCTGAACGTACTTAGTTTCAATAGCGAAACGTTCCCGAAAACGATCAACAACGGATTTGATGCCTCCCCGTTAAAAGCAGACATCGCCTGTTTTCAGGAGTACTCCCCTACCAGTCAGATCGAACGTCAATACTCGTCTAAAATCGAAAAGCTGACCTGCTTCGACAAAGGCCGGGAAATAGGGCTGGCTTTGTTTTCCAACTACCCGATCGTTAATCAGTACGGTCGTATCTGGAATAGAACCCATGCGCCTTCCATTAATGGGTTTCTATGTGCCGATATCGCCTACGGTGCCGATACAATTCGCGTGGTCAACGTCCATTTGTGGTCGATGGGTGTGCGAACGAATCAGGCGATGGATGCGCTGAAAGCGGGTAAACTAGGAGTATTTACGTCCGAAGTGTTCGATACGTTCAGCCGGTTGAAAGAGGGCTTCGAGAATCGGAACGAGCAACTTCAGGAGGTCGAATCGTACGTGGTGGGGAGTCGATACCCGGTCATTATCTGTGGCGATTTCAACGAAACGCCCATGGGTTACTCGTATAGCAAGCTGAGCCAGAACTTCAGAAATGCCTTCGAGGAAGCGGGGCAGGGTCTTGGTTTTACTCTTAACCGGCATCCGTATTGTGTGCGACTCGATCAGCAGTTCGTTAGCAGTGATTGGCACATCAAAGCATGTCAGACCCTGTCGAGCCTCTCCTTTTCCGATCATTTTCCGGTACTGGCTCAATACGTGCTCAAAAAGTCACTGGCCGCTTCGACCGACGCAGTGGCACAACGCAAACCCCTCATCCATTCTCCGGTCGGCATGCGCGATTAA
- a CDS encoding cold-shock protein, with amino-acid sequence MQTGTVKFFNETKGFGFINPDDGGEDIFVHASGLIDQIRENDKVKFTVERGKKGLNAVNVEMA; translated from the coding sequence ATGCAAACAGGAACTGTAAAATTTTTTAATGAAACCAAAGGTTTTGGCTTCATTAATCCCGACGATGGTGGTGAAGACATTTTTGTCCACGCTTCAGGTCTAATCGATCAAATTCGTGAAAACGACAAAGTGAAATTCACTGTTGAACGCGGTAAGAAAGGCTTAAACGCCGTAAACGTAGAAATGGCTTAA
- a CDS encoding replication initiation protein has protein sequence MIKGKGNGRKGKNSKVDHTLLYQGNSVTAARYEMSELQKNLMYTLQAAIRPDDGIDTVYTFQVREIMTDLDRDPNNGYKNLQEATKGMMQVVFEMYVNGQLIQVNPFSSAVYDYGKGTISLRVDPNMRPLLTGLTGNYTTFGKEMAMRLTGKYAKRLYEMFSQWKDVGNFRIGILDLKHRLNLYDPETQQEEYNITNFFRFVLDPAINEINQRSDLIVRFRQHKTGRKITDLTFTIKRIRIEQELYLPGIDSDTAILADRLMSRFGLRPDQRDLVLSKFDIPTIRKKLVEIEKRNSTRAIDNWGAYTAKVFDV, from the coding sequence ATGATTAAAGGCAAAGGAAATGGCCGTAAAGGCAAAAATTCAAAGGTAGATCATACCCTGCTGTACCAGGGAAACAGTGTAACGGCAGCTCGTTACGAAATGAGTGAGTTACAGAAAAACCTGATGTACACTTTACAGGCTGCCATTCGACCGGACGATGGCATTGACACGGTTTACACATTTCAGGTGCGCGAGATAATGACTGATCTCGATAGAGATCCCAATAATGGCTATAAAAACTTACAGGAAGCCACAAAGGGAATGATGCAGGTCGTTTTCGAGATGTATGTGAACGGCCAGTTAATTCAGGTTAACCCTTTTTCCAGCGCGGTTTATGATTATGGAAAAGGTACAATTAGCCTCCGGGTTGATCCTAATATGCGTCCTTTGCTGACAGGCTTGACTGGAAATTATACAACTTTCGGAAAAGAGATGGCGATGCGTTTAACCGGTAAATATGCAAAACGGTTATACGAAATGTTTTCGCAGTGGAAGGATGTTGGTAACTTCCGAATAGGGATACTTGATCTGAAACACCGATTGAATCTGTACGACCCGGAGACGCAGCAGGAAGAGTATAATATCACCAATTTTTTCCGGTTCGTACTTGATCCGGCGATTAATGAAATCAATCAACGTAGCGATTTGATAGTACGTTTTCGTCAGCATAAAACGGGTCGGAAAATTACAGACCTAACGTTTACAATTAAGCGAATCAGAATTGAGCAGGAGTTGTATCTGCCTGGTATTGATAGTGATACGGCTATACTGGCTGATCGACTCATGTCGCGATTTGGCTTACGTCCCGATCAGCGCGATCTGGTCTTGTCGAAGTTTGACATTCCAACGATCCGGAAAAAATTGGTAGAGATTGAAAAAAGGAACTCAACACGAGCCATTGATAACTGGGGGGCCTATACCGCTAAAGTATTCGATGTTTGA